One genomic region from Vanacampus margaritifer isolate UIUO_Vmar chromosome 2, RoL_Vmar_1.0, whole genome shotgun sequence encodes:
- the cnpy1 gene encoding protein canopy-1 isoform X1, whose product MKLETIDICFGSSREVQKQINNYNMGRWILWMTVMFVFICCCRAKRDNMLYCSACRAIVDELNHSIDQVDPKKTINVGSFRLNADGTMKDKKVPLARSETHLSELLDGVCSSMSDYALYVDPDTHKKQYMRFAPRSTGFTGDFPDFKNFQFDGPEAPSALKFACEVMVEELEDDIIALFSQNTDDARKELCNNVSDYCNDATNRNDEL is encoded by the exons ATGAAACTTGAGACGATCGATATTTGTTTTGGCAGTTCGCGTGAAGTCCAAAAACAG atTAACAATTACAATATGGGCCGATGGATTCTTTGGATGACTGTGATGTTTGTCTTCATCTGCTGCTGCCGGGCAAAGAGGGATAATATGTTATACTGTTCTG CTTGCCGTGCAATCGTAGATGAATTAAATCACTCAATCGACCAGGTGGACCCAAAGAAAACCATTAATGTTGGCAGCTTTAGACTCAATGCAGACGGAACCATGAAAGACAAAAAG GTACCTCTGGCTCGCTCTGAAACTCACCTCAGCGAGCTCTTGGATGGCGTCTGCAGTTCCATGAGTGACTATGCCCTCTACGTGGATCCTGACACGcataaaaaacaatacatgAGGTTTGCGCCTAGGAGCACTGGCTTCACTGGAGACTTCCCTGACTTTAAAAACTTCCAGTTCGATGGACCTGAAGCTCCCAGTGCCTTGAAGTTCGCA TGTGAAGTCATGGTAGAGGAGCTAGAAGATGATATCATCGCTCTTTTCAGCCAGAACACAGACGATGCGCGCAAGGAGTTATGCAACAATGTCTCAG ACTACTGTAATGATGCTACTAACAGAAACGATGAGCTatag
- the cnpy1 gene encoding protein canopy-1 isoform X2, protein MKLETIDICFGSSREVQKQINNYNMGRWILWMTVMFVFICCCRAKRDNMLYCSACRAIVDELNHSIDQVDPKKTINVGSFRLNADGTMKDKKVPLARSETHLSELLDGVCSSMSDYALYVDPDTHKKQYMRFAPRSTGFTGDFPDFKNFQFDGPEAPSALKFACEVMVEELEDDIIALFSQNTDDARKELCNNVSGSLPI, encoded by the exons ATGAAACTTGAGACGATCGATATTTGTTTTGGCAGTTCGCGTGAAGTCCAAAAACAG atTAACAATTACAATATGGGCCGATGGATTCTTTGGATGACTGTGATGTTTGTCTTCATCTGCTGCTGCCGGGCAAAGAGGGATAATATGTTATACTGTTCTG CTTGCCGTGCAATCGTAGATGAATTAAATCACTCAATCGACCAGGTGGACCCAAAGAAAACCATTAATGTTGGCAGCTTTAGACTCAATGCAGACGGAACCATGAAAGACAAAAAG GTACCTCTGGCTCGCTCTGAAACTCACCTCAGCGAGCTCTTGGATGGCGTCTGCAGTTCCATGAGTGACTATGCCCTCTACGTGGATCCTGACACGcataaaaaacaatacatgAGGTTTGCGCCTAGGAGCACTGGCTTCACTGGAGACTTCCCTGACTTTAAAAACTTCCAGTTCGATGGACCTGAAGCTCCCAGTGCCTTGAAGTTCGCA TGTGAAGTCATGGTAGAGGAGCTAGAAGATGATATCATCGCTCTTTTCAGCCAGAACACAGACGATGCGCGCAAGGAGTTATGCAACAATGTCTCAG GTTCTCTGCCGATATGA
- the cnpy1 gene encoding protein canopy-1 isoform X3: protein MGRWILWMTVMFVFICCCRAKRDNMLYCSACRAIVDELNHSIDQVDPKKTINVGSFRLNADGTMKDKKVPLARSETHLSELLDGVCSSMSDYALYVDPDTHKKQYMRFAPRSTGFTGDFPDFKNFQFDGPEAPSALKFACEVMVEELEDDIIALFSQNTDDARKELCNNVSDYCNDATNRNDEL from the exons ATGGGCCGATGGATTCTTTGGATGACTGTGATGTTTGTCTTCATCTGCTGCTGCCGGGCAAAGAGGGATAATATGTTATACTGTTCTG CTTGCCGTGCAATCGTAGATGAATTAAATCACTCAATCGACCAGGTGGACCCAAAGAAAACCATTAATGTTGGCAGCTTTAGACTCAATGCAGACGGAACCATGAAAGACAAAAAG GTACCTCTGGCTCGCTCTGAAACTCACCTCAGCGAGCTCTTGGATGGCGTCTGCAGTTCCATGAGTGACTATGCCCTCTACGTGGATCCTGACACGcataaaaaacaatacatgAGGTTTGCGCCTAGGAGCACTGGCTTCACTGGAGACTTCCCTGACTTTAAAAACTTCCAGTTCGATGGACCTGAAGCTCCCAGTGCCTTGAAGTTCGCA TGTGAAGTCATGGTAGAGGAGCTAGAAGATGATATCATCGCTCTTTTCAGCCAGAACACAGACGATGCGCGCAAGGAGTTATGCAACAATGTCTCAG ACTACTGTAATGATGCTACTAACAGAAACGATGAGCTatag
- the en2b gene encoding homeobox protein engrailed-2b, which translates to MEENARRDPERPEDSGEESNRAILPLILPPGNQQSHRITNFYIDNILRPDFGRKRKSGILIHEGITRRDEMRNGPKIGTPDVQGRAEDDSRSSDDNHPDILTRKGELGGEESDKVRGDDENRCSSPQASSASDGGKQMLWPAWVYCTRYSDRPSSGPRSRKPKRARTPTKEDKRPRTAFTVEQLHRLKSEFQSNRYLTEQRRQDLARELGLNESQIKIWFQNKRAKIKKATGNKNSLALHLMAQGLYNHTSPKDAKSDSD; encoded by the exons ATGGAAGAAAACGCTCGTCGAGACCCGGAGCGCCCGGAGGACTCCGGTGAGGAGTCCAATAGAGCCATACTGCCTCTCATCCTGCCACCTGGAAACCAGCAGTCCCACAGGATCACCAACTTttacattgacaacattttaaggCCAGATTTTGGTCGGAAGAGGAAAAGTGGCATTCTGATCCACGAGGGGATCACAAGAAGAGATGAGATGCGAAACGGGCCCAAAATTGGCACCCCTGACGTACAGGGACGAGCCGAGGATGACTCTCGATCATCCGACGACAACCATCCGGACATTCTCACCCGGAAGGGTGAGCTAGGCGGTGAAGAAAGTGACAAGGTCCGAGGAGACGACGAGAACCGCTGCAGCAGCCCACAGGCCAGCTCAGCATCTGATGGGGGCAAACAGATGCTGTGGCCAGCCTGGGTTTATTGTACCCGCTACTCGGACCGTCCGTCGTCAG GGCCCAGATCCCGCAAGCCAAAGAGGGCTCGGACCCCGACGAAAGAAGACAAGCGACCCAGGACCGCCTTCACCGTCGAGCAGCTCCACCGACTCAAGAGCGAGTTCCAGAGCAACCGCTACCTGACCGAGCAGCGGAGGCAGGACCTGGCCCGGGAACTTGGCCTCAACGAATCACAGATCAAAATCTGGTTTCAGAACAAAAGGGCCAAAATCAAAAAGGCCACAGGGAATAAAAACTCACTGGCGCTGCATCTGATGGCGCAGGGACTGTACAACCACACCTCGCCCAAGGACGCCAAGTCGGACAGCGATTAG